From the genome of Pseudomonas sp. AB6, one region includes:
- a CDS encoding helix-turn-helix transcriptional regulator, translated as MKPKLLSIPDFSGLPCPVYLRHDEFGADTHSAPHSHAWGQLNFVKHGVMEIEIAGQRFMSPPQYAVWIAPRAEHSCYNREAVTYRSVYLSLEHSAHMPDEPCTLVISDVLKAILNDFADRDVKIPQSEADQRLAQVIVDQLRVAPVQTRYLPYAHSPGLASVLQALQAEPGNNRPLVEWANQVHVSERTLARQCVRELGMSFGDWRQRLRFLKAIEALEGRRSVQEIGYDMGYSSASAFISMFQRQAGCSPEQYRRQAKKA; from the coding sequence GCACGACGAGTTCGGGGCCGACACCCACAGCGCGCCCCATAGCCATGCTTGGGGGCAGCTCAACTTTGTAAAGCACGGGGTGATGGAAATCGAGATCGCTGGGCAGCGCTTTATGTCGCCGCCGCAATATGCTGTGTGGATTGCGCCGCGGGCTGAGCACAGCTGTTACAACCGCGAGGCCGTTACTTACCGCTCGGTCTATCTTTCCCTCGAACACAGCGCCCACATGCCGGACGAACCCTGCACCTTGGTGATCAGCGACGTTCTCAAGGCGATCCTCAACGACTTTGCTGATCGTGACGTGAAGATCCCCCAAAGCGAAGCCGACCAGCGGCTGGCGCAGGTTATCGTGGATCAGTTGCGTGTAGCGCCGGTGCAAACGCGTTACCTGCCTTATGCGCATAGCCCTGGTTTGGCGTCGGTACTTCAAGCTTTACAGGCTGAGCCGGGCAATAACCGACCCTTGGTCGAGTGGGCCAATCAAGTGCATGTCAGCGAGCGAACGCTGGCGCGGCAATGCGTGCGTGAGTTAGGCATGAGCTTTGGTGACTGGCGCCAGCGCTTGAGATTTCTGAAAGCTATTGAAGCGCTGGAGGGCCGTCGCAGCGTGCAGGAAATCGGTTATGACATGGGCTACAGCAGCGCTTCGGCGTTTATCTCGATGTTTCAGCGCCAGGCCGGTTGCTCGCCTGAACAGTATCGGCGGCAAGCCAAAAAAGCCTGA
- the cbpA gene encoding curved DNA-binding protein produces MDFKDYYKILGVEPTADDKAIKVAYRKLARKYHPDVSKEKGAEEKFKEASEAYEVLKSPEKRAEYEELRKYGQQGRPFQGPPGWQNRSGAPSGGYGEDAGDFSDFFSSIFGGRAQQGRPRSAGRRGQDVEMELPIFLEETLSNESKQVSFKVAQHGADGQRMADITKTLNVKIPAGVADGERIRLKGQGAPGVGGGENGDLYLIIRFAPHPMFDVEGHDLIITVPLAPWEAALGTKVAVPTLTGKINLTIRPDSQSGQRLRVKGNGLLDKQGQRGDLYAQLKVVMPKTTDEAAKALWQSLADTAAFDPRAQWSN; encoded by the coding sequence ATGGACTTCAAAGACTACTACAAGATTCTTGGGGTGGAACCGACTGCGGACGACAAAGCGATCAAGGTCGCGTACCGCAAGTTGGCACGCAAGTATCACCCTGACGTCAGTAAAGAAAAGGGTGCAGAGGAAAAATTCAAAGAAGCTTCCGAGGCTTATGAGGTACTCAAAAGCCCGGAGAAGCGCGCCGAATATGAAGAGCTGCGCAAGTATGGCCAGCAGGGTCGGCCGTTTCAGGGGCCGCCGGGCTGGCAGAACCGTAGCGGTGCGCCCAGTGGCGGCTACGGTGAGGACGCTGGCGATTTCTCGGATTTTTTCAGTTCGATCTTTGGTGGTCGGGCACAGCAAGGTCGCCCGCGTAGCGCGGGTCGTCGTGGACAGGATGTAGAAATGGAATTACCGATCTTTCTCGAAGAGACCCTGTCTAACGAGTCCAAACAAGTCAGTTTCAAGGTGGCCCAACATGGCGCTGATGGTCAGCGAATGGCAGATATCACCAAAACCCTGAACGTGAAAATCCCCGCCGGTGTTGCTGACGGCGAGCGTATTCGCCTCAAAGGACAGGGCGCACCGGGTGTTGGCGGCGGCGAAAATGGCGATTTATACCTGATCATCCGTTTTGCGCCGCACCCGATGTTCGATGTTGAAGGACATGACTTGATCATCACCGTGCCATTGGCACCGTGGGAAGCCGCGCTGGGTACTAAAGTGGCGGTGCCGACCCTCACCGGGAAGATCAATCTGACCATTCGTCCCGACAGCCAGAGCGGCCAACGCCTGCGCGTCAAAGGCAATGGCTTGCTCGACAAGCAAGGTCAGCGCGGCGATTTGTATGCGCAGTTAAAGGTCGTGATGCCGAAAACCACCGACGAGGCCGCCAAAGCACTTTGGCAGAGCCTGGCCGATACCGCCGCATTCGATCCGAGAGCCCAATGGAGTAACTGA
- a CDS encoding PsiF family protein: MKMLRVPLLVMGLLMCAQGFAETAQQSKMTTCNADPQAKTLTGDARKAFMSNCLKAAPAAAVKPVTAQQQKMKDCNADPQAKTLKGDARKAFMSTCLKK; the protein is encoded by the coding sequence ATGAAAATGCTACGTGTTCCTTTATTGGTGATGGGTTTGTTGATGTGCGCACAAGGATTTGCCGAGACCGCGCAGCAGAGCAAAATGACTACCTGCAATGCCGATCCTCAGGCAAAAACTCTCACCGGCGATGCACGAAAAGCGTTTATGAGTAATTGCCTCAAAGCCGCGCCAGCGGCGGCCGTCAAGCCTGTAACGGCGCAGCAGCAGAAGATGAAAGACTGCAACGCCGACCCCCAGGCAAAAACCTTGAAAGGAGATGCGCGCAAAGCGTTCATGAGCACCTGCCTGAAGAAGTGA
- a CDS encoding chaperone modulator CbpM produces the protein MSSTLIVELDMKEFCQVTEMPAAFVIEIVEHGILEPQGQRPDDWLFDAHALAVARQAIKLQHDLELEWDGVALALDLLSQVERLRAENFMLKQRLGRFLLD, from the coding sequence ATGAGCAGCACCCTGATCGTAGAGCTGGATATGAAGGAATTCTGTCAGGTGACCGAGATGCCGGCCGCCTTCGTGATCGAAATTGTCGAACACGGCATCCTCGAACCTCAGGGGCAGCGCCCCGATGATTGGTTGTTCGACGCCCATGCCCTGGCCGTCGCCCGACAGGCCATCAAGTTGCAGCATGATCTGGAGCTTGAATGGGACGGCGTGGCCTTGGCGCTTGACCTGTTGAGTCAAGTTGAACGCTTACGGGCTGAAAACTTCATGCTCAAACAAAGGCTGGGGCGGTTTTTGCTGGATTGA
- a CDS encoding Hsp70 family protein: MKNESPARACGIDFGTSNSTVGWLRPGMESLIALEDGKITLPSVVFFNMEERRPVYGRLALHEYLEGYEGRLMRSLKSLLGSKLIKHDTSVLGTAMPFKDLLGLFIGQLKQRAEITADRPFDEVVLGRPVHFVDDDAAADQEAEDTLVEVAHKIGFKEVSFQYEPIAAAFDYESTIEREELVLIVDIGGGTSDFSLVRLAPERRFVADRHDDILATGGVHIGGTDFDKQLSLQGVMPLFGYGSRMKSQAYMPTSHHMNLATWHTINAVYSQKSQIALASMRYDIVDTGGIDRLFKLIEQRAGHWLAMEVEETKIQLTHEESRHVPLDRIQPGLSVELSRALFESAIEALLTRVRNSVSKLLNDAGVSVDLVDTVFFTGGSSGIPALRNSVSAMLPHARHVEGNIFGSIGSGLAIEAKKRYG; encoded by the coding sequence ATGAAAAACGAATCTCCAGCCCGTGCCTGCGGTATCGACTTCGGCACGTCCAATTCCACTGTTGGCTGGCTACGGCCGGGCATGGAATCGCTCATCGCGCTGGAGGACGGCAAAATCACCCTGCCGTCGGTGGTGTTCTTCAATATGGAAGAGCGTCGTCCCGTGTATGGCCGCCTGGCGTTGCACGAGTATTTGGAAGGCTACGAAGGCCGCCTGATGCGCTCGCTGAAAAGCCTGCTCGGTTCCAAGCTGATCAAACACGACACCAGCGTGCTGGGCACAGCCATGCCGTTCAAGGACTTGCTGGGGTTGTTCATTGGCCAACTGAAACAACGTGCAGAAATCACCGCCGACCGTCCCTTCGACGAAGTGGTGCTGGGTCGCCCGGTGCACTTTGTCGATGACGACGCCGCTGCCGATCAGGAAGCCGAAGACACTCTGGTGGAAGTCGCGCACAAAATTGGCTTCAAGGAAGTGTCGTTTCAGTACGAGCCTATTGCAGCGGCGTTCGACTATGAGTCGACCATCGAACGTGAAGAGCTGGTGCTGATCGTCGATATAGGCGGCGGTACATCGGACTTCTCCCTGGTGCGCTTGGCGCCGGAGCGTCGCTTTGTCGCTGATCGGCATGACGACATTCTCGCCACCGGCGGTGTTCACATCGGCGGGACCGACTTCGACAAGCAACTCAGCCTTCAGGGCGTAATGCCCCTGTTCGGCTACGGCAGCCGGATGAAAAGTCAGGCGTACATGCCGACCAGCCACCACATGAACCTGGCGACCTGGCACACGATCAACGCGGTGTATTCCCAGAAATCGCAAATCGCCTTGGCCAGCATGCGCTACGACATCGTCGACACGGGCGGTATTGATCGCCTGTTCAAGCTGATCGAGCAGCGCGCCGGACATTGGTTGGCGATGGAAGTGGAAGAAACCAAGATCCAGTTGACCCATGAAGAAAGCCGCCATGTACCGCTGGACCGCATACAACCGGGCTTGAGCGTCGAACTGAGCCGCGCATTGTTTGAGTCGGCCATTGAGGCGCTGCTGACCCGCGTACGCAACAGCGTATCGAAGTTGCTGAACGATGCCGGCGTAAGTGTCGACTTGGTGGACACGGTGTTTTTTACCGGGGGTTCAAGCGGGATTCCAGCGTTGCGCAACAGCGTCTCGGCGATGCTGCCCCATGCCCGCCATGTAGAAGGCAACATCTTTGGCAGCATCGGCAGCGGCTTGGCGATTGAAGCCAAAAAGCGTTACGGCTAA